One genomic window of bacterium includes the following:
- a CDS encoding ECF-type sigma factor yields HERPDHTLQPTALIHEAYLRLIDQQKVQWQNRSHFFGVAAKIMRQILVNHALAHRAAKRGGGRLKVTLNEMIHSPQKQNYDVIELDEALKTLAKRDPRKSQMVELRFFGGLKNEEIVEVMGISPSTVQREWRMIKAWLYCELKR; encoded by the coding sequence GCCATGAGCGACCTGACCATACGCTGCAGCCGACAGCGCTGATCCATGAAGCATATCTACGTCTCATTGATCAACAAAAAGTGCAGTGGCAGAACCGGAGCCACTTCTTTGGTGTCGCCGCCAAGATCATGCGGCAGATTTTGGTGAACCATGCTCTGGCTCATCGCGCAGCGAAACGTGGCGGCGGACGCTTGAAGGTCACGCTGAACGAAATGATTCACTCGCCTCAGAAGCAGAATTACGATGTGATCGAGCTCGATGAAGCTCTAAAAACACTGGCGAAAAGGGACCCACGTAAAAGCCAAATGGTTGAACTCCGCTTTTTTGGCGGTCTCAAGAATGAAGAGATTGTTGAGGTCATGGGAATCTCTCCTTCCACTGTTCAGCGCGAGTGGAGAATGATCAAGGCGTGGCTCTACTGCGAACTGAAAAGATAG